The following are encoded in a window of Kitasatospora fiedleri genomic DNA:
- a CDS encoding STM4013/SEN3800 family hydrolase: protein MNEVVGSHDLLLVTLDTLRFDVAAELLAAGRLPHLAKVLPPTGWERRHSPGSFTYAAHQAILAGFLPTPASPDGPHPRLFAARFAGSESTEPRTWVFDAPDLPTGLARAGYRTVCVGGVGFFNKQGPLGSVLPGLFQESHWAPELGVPSPTSFESQVAVAERVAAEQPPGQPLFLFVNVSALHQPNWFHLPGATRADGDSRATHAAALEYVDAHVGRLFAAMTARRPCFAIVCSDHGTAYGEDGYTGHRIGHEVVWTVPYAHFTLPATPQEPR from the coding sequence ATGAACGAGGTGGTCGGCTCGCACGACCTGCTGCTGGTCACCCTCGACACGCTGCGCTTCGACGTCGCCGCGGAGCTGCTCGCGGCCGGCCGGCTGCCCCACCTGGCGAAGGTGCTCCCGCCCACCGGCTGGGAGCGCCGGCACTCGCCGGGGAGTTTCACGTACGCCGCGCACCAGGCGATCCTGGCCGGGTTCCTGCCGACGCCCGCCTCGCCGGACGGGCCGCACCCGCGGCTGTTCGCGGCGCGGTTCGCGGGTTCGGAGAGCACCGAGCCGCGCACCTGGGTGTTCGACGCGCCCGACCTGCCGACGGGGCTGGCGCGGGCCGGGTACCGGACGGTCTGCGTCGGCGGGGTGGGGTTCTTCAACAAGCAGGGCCCGCTCGGCTCCGTCCTGCCGGGCCTGTTCCAGGAGAGCCACTGGGCGCCGGAGCTGGGCGTCCCGTCGCCGACCTCCTTCGAGTCGCAGGTGGCCGTGGCCGAGCGGGTGGCGGCCGAACAGCCGCCCGGGCAGCCGCTGTTCCTGTTCGTCAACGTCTCGGCGCTGCACCAGCCGAACTGGTTCCACCTGCCGGGGGCGACCCGCGCGGACGGGGACAGCCGGGCCACCCACGCCGCCGCGCTGGAGTACGTGGACGCGCACGTCGGGCGGCTGTTCGCGGCGATGACCGCCCGCCGCCCGTGCTTCGCGATCGTCTGCTCGGACCACGGCACCGCGTACGGCGAGGACGGGTACACCGGCCACCGGATCGGCCACGAGGTGGTCTGGACCGTCCCCTACGCGCACTTCACCCTCCCGGCCACCCCGCAGGAGCCCCGATGA
- a CDS encoding STM4014 family protein → MTSHQLVVLGSPGHRRTTLFAAAARAAGRPEPAVLPWSAVLRGRYELPPGAVVRIDSPGEDPEADRLLRGPVLGAGYAPTRVEGGPAWYAGVTAALRALAERPGVRLLGDPEEIAVMFDKRRAHARLAAAGVPVPPALPGGLPGSWRELRERLADAGMRRVFLKPVHGSSASGVVALEFGPHGRVQATTSVELAPDGLHNSLAVRRYRSAAEVAELVDRLAPEGLHVERWVPKSAQGGRAADLRVLVVGGRATHVVVRTSRHPMTNLHLGGARGEPAAVRAAAGERWPGLLATAEAAARCFPRAPMVGVDLLPHARWRRALVGEVNAFGDLLPNLPGLPDGPAPGLDAYAAQLASPAYAFGPPAGEGEPAVLPRILEAR, encoded by the coding sequence GTGACCTCGCACCAGCTGGTCGTCCTGGGCTCCCCCGGACACCGCCGGACCACCCTGTTCGCCGCCGCGGCCCGCGCCGCCGGCCGGCCGGAGCCCGCCGTGCTGCCCTGGTCCGCCGTGCTGCGCGGCCGGTACGAGCTGCCGCCCGGCGCGGTGGTCCGGATCGACTCGCCCGGGGAGGACCCGGAGGCCGACCGGCTGCTGCGCGGCCCCGTCCTCGGCGCGGGCTACGCCCCGACCCGGGTCGAGGGCGGCCCCGCCTGGTACGCGGGCGTCACCGCGGCGCTGCGCGCCCTGGCCGAGCGGCCCGGGGTGCGGCTGCTCGGCGATCCGGAGGAGATCGCCGTCATGTTCGACAAGCGGCGCGCGCACGCCCGGCTGGCCGCCGCCGGGGTGCCGGTGCCGCCCGCGCTGCCGGGCGGACTCCCGGGCTCCTGGCGGGAGTTGCGGGAGCGGCTGGCGGACGCCGGGATGCGCCGGGTGTTCCTCAAGCCGGTGCACGGCTCGTCCGCCTCCGGGGTGGTGGCCCTGGAGTTCGGCCCGCACGGCCGGGTCCAGGCGACCACCTCGGTGGAGCTCGCCCCGGACGGGCTGCACAACTCGCTCGCGGTGCGCCGCTACCGCTCCGCGGCGGAGGTCGCCGAGCTGGTCGACCGGCTCGCCCCCGAGGGGCTGCACGTCGAGCGCTGGGTCCCGAAGTCCGCGCAGGGCGGCCGGGCGGCGGACCTGCGGGTGCTGGTGGTCGGCGGCCGGGCCACCCACGTGGTGGTCCGCACCAGCCGGCACCCGATGACCAACCTGCACCTCGGCGGCGCCCGCGGCGAGCCGGCGGCGGTCCGGGCCGCCGCCGGGGAGCGCTGGCCCGGGCTGCTCGCCACCGCGGAGGCCGCCGCGCGCTGCTTCCCCCGCGCCCCGATGGTCGGCGTCGACCTCCTGCCGCACGCCCGCTGGCGGCGCGCCCTGGTCGGCGAGGTCAACGCCTTCGGCGACCTGCTCCCGAACCTCCCCGGCCTGCCCGACGGGCCGGCCCCGGGTCTCGACGCCTACGCGGCCCAACTCGCCTCCCCGGCGTACGCGTTCGGCCCTCCGGCGGGCGAAGGGGAGCCCGCCGTCCTGCCCCGCATCCTGGAGGCGCGGTGA
- a CDS encoding STM4015 family protein, which yields MTINEHAEEFHGLPVTDFRAAAAEGKLPAADATAWRIALDWDDEQGFDELWQKFLETVEPERVTALVLGRWFPEEPEPLSKALPQILAAADRLPALRGLFLGDITFEECEISWIQMCDITPVFAAFPLLEELVVRGASEDYEDNERLGLRPVEHAALKALRFESGGLPASVVRAVGACDFPALERLELWLGVDNYGGDWTLDDLAPFLSGTKLPALTHLGLQDSVFQDQIAALVARAPVVPRLTGLSLSMGAFTDEGAAALLEGQPLTHLKTLDLHHHYLTEGMQQRLRDALPGVGIDLSGAEDPGDNWRYVAISE from the coding sequence ATGACCATCAACGAGCACGCCGAGGAGTTCCACGGCCTCCCGGTGACCGACTTCCGGGCGGCCGCGGCGGAGGGGAAGCTACCGGCGGCGGACGCCACCGCCTGGCGGATCGCCCTGGACTGGGACGACGAGCAGGGCTTCGACGAGCTCTGGCAGAAGTTCCTGGAGACCGTCGAGCCGGAGCGGGTCACCGCGCTGGTGCTCGGCCGCTGGTTCCCGGAGGAGCCGGAGCCGCTCTCCAAGGCGCTGCCGCAGATCCTCGCCGCCGCCGACCGGCTGCCCGCGCTGCGCGGCCTGTTCCTGGGCGACATCACCTTCGAGGAGTGCGAGATCTCCTGGATCCAGATGTGCGACATCACCCCGGTGTTCGCGGCGTTCCCGCTCCTGGAGGAACTCGTGGTGCGCGGCGCGAGCGAGGACTACGAGGACAACGAGCGGCTCGGCCTCCGGCCGGTGGAGCACGCGGCGCTGAAGGCGCTGCGCTTCGAGTCCGGCGGCCTGCCCGCGAGCGTCGTCCGCGCGGTCGGCGCCTGCGACTTCCCGGCGCTGGAGCGGCTGGAGCTGTGGCTCGGCGTGGACAACTACGGCGGCGACTGGACGCTGGACGACCTCGCCCCGTTCCTGTCCGGCACCAAGCTGCCCGCGCTGACGCACCTGGGCCTCCAGGACTCGGTGTTCCAGGACCAGATCGCCGCGCTGGTCGCCCGGGCCCCCGTGGTGCCCCGGCTGACCGGCCTGTCGCTGTCCATGGGCGCGTTCACCGACGAGGGCGCGGCGGCGCTGCTGGAGGGCCAGCCGCTCACCCACCTGAAGACCCTGGACCTGCACCACCACTACCTCACCGAGGGCATGCAGCAGCGCCTGCGGGACGCCCTGCCCGGCGTCGGGATCGACCTCTCCGGCGCCGAGGACCCGGGCGACAACTGGCGCTACGTCGCCATCTCCGAGTAG
- a CDS encoding DUF6745 domain-containing protein has product MSSQLTGRPADLSVTHWRAVAAATGPADRATVEQAVRDAYRAAGLAAPAEFRWCPSPRAAVAELLARREEFGASVREQVRTAAWERARTAALTALGPGGWGELWATTGAELATTTALPAERVRAALLDHFAPEPEPIDDWTEARKPENRAARQAAAEQRGRIRLLLLDAVAGQHDAAWLAAFDTAGTGDPALAALAGIARQTGWWWPYERTVLLSERPVALHRDEAGRLDRADGPALAYADGFALHAWRGMPVPADFLDRLAGLTPERIRAEDNAELRRVMLEHFGYDRYLAESGAEPLHRDETGTLWRIQLPNDEPVVMVEVLNSTPEPDGTHRTYYLRVPPATRTARAGVAWTFGVEEAEYRPQRET; this is encoded by the coding sequence ATGAGCAGCCAGCTGACGGGCCGACCGGCCGACCTCTCGGTGACCCACTGGCGGGCCGTCGCCGCCGCGACCGGCCCCGCCGACCGGGCCACCGTCGAGCAGGCCGTCCGGGACGCCTACCGGGCCGCCGGCCTCGCCGCGCCCGCCGAGTTCCGCTGGTGCCCCTCGCCGCGCGCCGCCGTCGCCGAACTCCTGGCCCGCCGCGAGGAGTTCGGGGCGAGCGTGCGCGAGCAGGTGCGCACCGCCGCCTGGGAGCGGGCCCGCACCGCCGCCCTCACCGCGCTCGGCCCCGGCGGCTGGGGCGAGCTGTGGGCCACCACCGGAGCCGAACTCGCCACCACCACCGCGCTGCCCGCCGAACGCGTCCGCGCCGCGCTGCTCGACCACTTCGCCCCCGAGCCCGAGCCGATCGACGACTGGACCGAGGCCCGCAAGCCCGAGAACCGGGCGGCCCGGCAGGCCGCCGCCGAACAGCGCGGCCGCATCCGCCTGCTCCTGCTGGACGCGGTGGCCGGCCAGCACGACGCCGCCTGGCTCGCCGCCTTCGACACCGCCGGCACCGGCGACCCGGCGCTGGCCGCGCTGGCCGGCATCGCCCGCCAGACCGGCTGGTGGTGGCCGTACGAGCGCACCGTGCTGCTCAGCGAGCGCCCCGTCGCCCTGCACCGCGACGAGGCCGGCCGGCTCGACCGCGCCGACGGCCCCGCCCTCGCCTACGCCGACGGCTTCGCGCTGCACGCCTGGCGCGGCATGCCTGTCCCCGCCGACTTTCTCGACCGGCTGGCCGGCCTCACCCCCGAGCGCATCCGCGCCGAGGACAACGCCGAACTGCGCCGCGTCATGCTGGAGCACTTCGGCTACGACCGCTACCTGGCCGAGTCCGGCGCCGAACCGCTGCACCGGGACGAGACCGGCACCCTGTGGCGGATCCAGCTCCCGAACGACGAGCCGGTGGTGATGGTCGAGGTGCTCAACTCCACCCCCGAGCCGGACGGCACCCACCGCACCTACTACCTGCGCGTCCCGCCCGCCACCCGCACCGCGCGGGCCGGCGTCGCCTGGACGTTCGGCGTCGAGGAGGCCGAGTACCGCCCGCAGCGCGAGACCTGA
- a CDS encoding fumarylacetoacetate hydrolase family protein, protein MKLLRVGPAGAERPVVLAPDGTARDLRPLTPDLDGAFLARFDPAALDPADLPVTDLTGERTGPPVARPGKIVGIGLNYRDHAAEAGAAVPAEPVVFLKPVNTLVGPHDQVLVPRGSRKTDYEVELAVVIGRTGRYLDSAADAAAIVAGYAAANDVTERAFQLDRGGQWDKGKSAETFTPLGPWLVTPDELGDPQALGLRLWVNGELRQDGSTADMIFPVHETVRYLTHFMRLDPGDVVLTGTPAGVALGRPGTPFLRPGDRLALEVTGLGRQETTLGRA, encoded by the coding sequence GTGAAGCTCCTCCGTGTGGGCCCTGCGGGCGCGGAACGACCGGTCGTCCTCGCCCCCGACGGCACCGCCCGCGACCTCCGCCCCCTCACCCCCGACCTCGACGGCGCGTTCCTCGCCCGGTTCGACCCGGCGGCGCTCGACCCCGCCGACCTCCCCGTCACCGACCTCACCGGCGAACGGACCGGCCCGCCGGTCGCCCGCCCCGGCAAGATCGTCGGCATCGGCCTCAACTACCGCGACCACGCGGCCGAGGCCGGCGCCGCGGTACCGGCCGAGCCGGTGGTCTTCCTCAAGCCCGTCAACACCCTGGTCGGCCCGCACGACCAGGTGCTCGTCCCGCGCGGCAGCCGGAAGACCGACTACGAGGTCGAACTCGCCGTCGTCATCGGCCGCACCGGCCGCTACCTCGACTCCGCGGCGGACGCCGCCGCGATCGTCGCCGGCTACGCCGCCGCCAACGACGTCACCGAGCGCGCCTTCCAGCTCGACCGCGGCGGCCAGTGGGACAAGGGCAAGTCCGCCGAGACCTTCACCCCGCTGGGCCCCTGGCTGGTCACGCCCGACGAACTCGGCGACCCCCAGGCGCTCGGCCTGCGGCTCTGGGTCAACGGCGAACTCCGCCAGGACGGCAGCACCGCCGACATGATCTTCCCGGTCCACGAGACCGTCCGCTACCTCACCCACTTCATGCGCCTCGACCCCGGCGACGTCGTCCTCACCGGCACCCCCGCCGGCGTCGCCCTCGGCCGCCCCGGCACCCCCTTCCTGCGCCCCGGCGACCGGCTCGCCCTCGAAGTCACCGGCCTGGGCCGCCAGGAGACCACCCTCGGCCGGGCGTAG
- a CDS encoding TetR/AcrR family transcriptional regulator: MAATPSPVEEPVDDSPAAERPRRAAYRRLPVQQRRDQLIAVALELFAARPPEEVSLDDVAEAAGASRPLVYRYFAGGKQQLYEAALRSAAAELTTRFTVETADGTPTRQLGAVLHRYFDFVDQHAAGYGALLRGGSVVETARTSAIVDDVRRAALRRTLRHLGVREAGPRLTLLVRSWISVVEASAISWLDEGRQIPADSLCAWLVDQFVVMAAATAIRDDQTAEVLHGWLELETADSPAGVLIARLRDLGL; the protein is encoded by the coding sequence ATGGCAGCGACCCCCTCCCCCGTCGAGGAGCCCGTCGACGACTCCCCCGCCGCGGAGCGGCCCCGCCGCGCCGCCTACCGGCGACTGCCCGTCCAGCAACGGCGCGACCAGCTCATCGCCGTCGCCCTCGAACTCTTCGCCGCCCGCCCGCCCGAGGAGGTCTCCCTCGACGACGTCGCCGAGGCCGCGGGCGCCTCCCGGCCGCTCGTCTACCGGTACTTCGCCGGCGGCAAGCAGCAGCTGTACGAGGCGGCGCTGCGCAGCGCCGCCGCCGAACTCACCACCCGCTTCACCGTCGAGACCGCCGACGGCACCCCCACCCGGCAGCTCGGCGCCGTCCTGCACCGCTACTTCGACTTCGTCGACCAGCACGCCGCCGGCTACGGCGCGCTGCTGCGCGGCGGCTCGGTCGTGGAGACCGCGCGCACCTCGGCGATCGTCGACGACGTCCGCCGCGCGGCGCTGCGGCGCACCCTGCGCCACCTCGGCGTCCGGGAGGCCGGGCCCCGGCTCACCCTGCTGGTGCGCTCCTGGATCTCGGTGGTCGAGGCCTCGGCGATCAGCTGGCTCGACGAGGGCCGGCAGATCCCGGCCGACTCGCTCTGCGCCTGGCTGGTCGACCAGTTCGTGGTGATGGCCGCGGCCACCGCGATCCGCGACGACCAGACTGCGGAGGTGCTGCACGGCTGGCTGGAGCTGGAGACGGCGGACAGCCCGGCGGGCGTGCTCATCGCGCGCCTGCGCGACCTGGGGCTGTAG
- a CDS encoding rhomboid-like protein → MSVERDEERPVRWVRAAGRWVRKSPGTYVWLLLLAFTSFVVARMDPATLDYFLQKRSTNLHQLSSHPVHALLASLIWTEQANFLFYFVVFHVFHVPAERWLGTRRWLTVALTAHVLATFVSEGAVAWGVRHHVLPANLSTTVDVGVSYALAGVEGVLTYALAGAWRWVYGCGLVAFYLVPLLVSHTFTDLGHFCSVLIGLAFRPITRGRPTWDPRRGVRRPDPVRG, encoded by the coding sequence GTGTCGGTGGAGCGCGACGAGGAGCGGCCGGTGCGGTGGGTGCGGGCGGCGGGGCGGTGGGTCCGGAAGTCCCCGGGGACGTACGTGTGGCTGCTGCTGCTCGCGTTCACCAGTTTCGTGGTGGCCCGGATGGACCCGGCGACGCTGGACTACTTCCTGCAGAAACGCTCCACCAACCTGCACCAGCTCTCCTCGCACCCGGTGCACGCCCTGCTGGCCAGCCTGATCTGGACCGAGCAGGCGAACTTCCTGTTCTACTTCGTGGTCTTCCACGTCTTCCACGTGCCGGCCGAGCGCTGGCTCGGCACCCGCCGCTGGCTGACCGTCGCGCTGACCGCGCACGTGCTGGCGACCTTCGTCAGCGAGGGCGCGGTCGCCTGGGGCGTGCGCCACCACGTGCTGCCGGCGAACCTGTCGACCACGGTGGACGTCGGCGTGTCGTACGCGCTGGCCGGGGTGGAGGGCGTGCTGACGTACGCGCTGGCCGGGGCGTGGCGCTGGGTGTACGGGTGCGGGCTGGTCGCCTTCTACCTGGTGCCGCTGCTGGTCTCGCACACGTTCACCGACCTGGGGCACTTCTGCTCGGTGCTGATCGGCCTCGCCTTCCGCCCGATCACCCGGGGCCGGCCGACCTGGGACCCGCGGCGCGGCGTCCGCCGCCCGGACCCCGTCCGGGGGTGA
- a CDS encoding DUF885 domain-containing protein: MAHELNTPHPSGPTPRRLADSYVHALAEADPLTAVYLGLNPEDDRLTDLSSEGIEATAELARRTLAALDALEASGPVEDEAERRCARLLRERLTAELAVHDAGEGYRSVRNLGSPVHNTREVFTLLPTDTDEDWQRLGRRLARFPLAMAQYRQSLEEGVRRGLLSAPRQVETVVGQLGEWIGGELPGGWFGELVSTAPAHLREPLTATAVEATASLADLRDWMRDVYGPAAQGTPDAVGRERYTRWVRYWTGAELDLDEAYRWAWEQFHDLDAQMRVEAEKVRPGQTPMRAMKWLETEGPAIRGEQQVQEYLQDLMDRAIEDLQGVHFDLAEPLLKVEARIAPPGSAAAPYYTQPSLDFSRPGRTWLPTLGREAFPEWDLISTWYHEGVPGHHLQLAQWTYVADRLSTYQVTLGGVSANMEGWALYAERLMDELGYLTDPGHRLGYLNAQMMRALRVIVDIGMHAELDFPADSPFAPGEPMRPERAREFFGAYCGLSADFLDSELVRYLGLPGQAIGYKLGERAWLRGRAAARAAAEARGAEFDLKGWHMAALSQGSLGLDDLVTELGAL, from the coding sequence ATGGCTCATGAACTGAACACCCCTCACCCGAGCGGCCCCACCCCGCGCCGACTCGCCGACTCCTACGTCCACGCGCTCGCCGAGGCCGACCCGCTGACCGCGGTGTACCTCGGCCTCAACCCGGAGGACGACCGGCTGACCGACCTGTCCTCCGAGGGCATCGAGGCGACCGCCGAACTCGCCCGCCGCACCCTGGCCGCCCTGGACGCGCTGGAGGCGTCCGGCCCGGTCGAGGACGAGGCCGAACGCCGCTGCGCCCGGCTGCTGCGCGAGCGGCTGACCGCCGAACTGGCCGTCCACGACGCGGGCGAGGGCTACCGCAGCGTCCGCAACCTGGGCTCGCCGGTGCACAACACCCGCGAGGTGTTCACCCTGCTGCCCACCGACACCGACGAGGACTGGCAGCGGCTGGGCCGCCGGCTGGCCCGCTTCCCGCTGGCGATGGCCCAGTACCGGCAGAGCCTGGAGGAGGGCGTCCGGCGCGGCCTGCTGTCGGCGCCGCGCCAGGTCGAGACGGTGGTCGGCCAGCTCGGCGAGTGGATCGGGGGCGAGCTGCCCGGCGGCTGGTTCGGCGAACTGGTCTCCACCGCCCCCGCCCACCTGCGCGAGCCGCTGACCGCCACCGCCGTCGAGGCCACCGCCTCGCTCGCCGACCTGCGCGACTGGATGCGCGACGTGTACGGCCCGGCCGCCCAGGGCACCCCCGACGCGGTCGGCCGGGAGCGCTACACCCGCTGGGTGCGGTACTGGACGGGCGCCGAGCTCGACCTGGACGAGGCGTACCGCTGGGCCTGGGAGCAGTTCCACGACCTGGACGCCCAGATGCGGGTCGAGGCGGAGAAGGTCCGCCCCGGACAGACTCCGATGCGGGCCATGAAGTGGCTGGAGACCGAGGGCCCGGCGATCCGCGGCGAACAGCAGGTGCAGGAGTACCTCCAGGACCTGATGGACCGGGCGATCGAGGACCTCCAGGGCGTCCACTTCGACCTGGCCGAGCCGCTGCTGAAGGTGGAGGCGCGGATCGCCCCGCCCGGCAGCGCCGCGGCCCCCTACTACACCCAGCCCTCGCTGGACTTCTCCCGCCCCGGCCGGACCTGGCTGCCCACCCTGGGCCGGGAGGCGTTCCCGGAGTGGGACCTGATCTCCACCTGGTACCACGAGGGCGTCCCGGGCCACCACCTACAGCTCGCGCAGTGGACGTACGTCGCGGACCGGCTCTCCACCTACCAGGTCACCCTGGGCGGGGTCAGCGCCAACATGGAGGGCTGGGCGCTGTACGCCGAGCGCCTGATGGACGAACTCGGCTACCTGACCGACCCGGGCCACCGCCTGGGCTACCTGAACGCCCAGATGATGCGGGCGCTGCGGGTGATCGTCGACATCGGCATGCACGCCGAGCTGGACTTCCCCGCCGACTCGCCGTTCGCCCCGGGCGAGCCGATGCGGCCCGAGCGGGCCCGGGAGTTCTTCGGCGCGTACTGCGGCCTGTCCGCGGACTTCCTGGACAGCGAGCTGGTGCGCTACCTCGGCCTGCCCGGCCAGGCGATCGGCTACAAGCTCGGCGAGCGGGCCTGGCTGCGCGGCCGGGCCGCGGCCCGGGCCGCCGCCGAGGCGCGCGGCGCGGAGTTCGACCTCAAGGGCTGGCACATGGCGGCGCTGTCCCAGGGCTCGCTCGGCCTGGACGACCTGGTCACCGAGCTGGGCGCGCTGTAG
- a CDS encoding MFS transporter, with product MIVLDATIVNIALPSAQHDLDISNGNRQWVITAYTLAFGGLLLLGGRIGDLFGRKRTFIIGLLGFAAASCLGGFATSGGMLFIARALQGAFGALLAPSALALLSITFRDPRERATAFGVFGALAGGGAAIGLITGGLLTEYLDWRWCLYVNGPIALITALAAFRLLHRDHIDRSHRVRLDLPGAVFGCGGLLLIVYGTSEAVSRGWSDWLVLTALCVGAALLVVFAQVERRTPHALLPTHLVRDRNRSGGALSVGLAVIAMYGLFLFLTYYLQVIKGYSPIRAGVSFLPMTAAIVVSSAGLGSRLMTRVPTRALMVPGLLLGAGGMAWLTQLQVDSPYTTLVLPAEVLLGFGLGLVFMPAISLATLGVAPEETGAASAIINSAQQVGGSIGTALLNTIAASATATYLAARNPTDPLVQAQGAVHGYAVATTVAMGILLLAAVVAFLMINHRPAPGEAEGKGAAAEARAVV from the coding sequence ATGATCGTCCTCGACGCGACGATCGTGAACATCGCCCTCCCGTCCGCGCAGCACGACCTGGACATCTCCAACGGCAACCGGCAGTGGGTGATCACCGCCTACACGCTGGCCTTCGGCGGACTGCTGCTGCTCGGCGGCCGGATCGGCGACCTCTTCGGCCGCAAACGCACCTTCATCATCGGACTGCTCGGCTTCGCCGCGGCCTCCTGCCTCGGCGGCTTCGCCACCAGCGGCGGCATGCTGTTCATCGCCCGCGCCCTCCAGGGCGCCTTCGGCGCGCTGCTCGCCCCGTCCGCCCTGGCCCTGCTGTCGATCACCTTCCGCGACCCGCGCGAGCGGGCCACCGCGTTCGGCGTGTTCGGCGCGCTCGCGGGCGGCGGCGCGGCGATCGGCCTGATCACCGGCGGCCTGCTCACCGAGTACCTCGACTGGCGCTGGTGCCTGTACGTGAACGGCCCGATCGCCCTGATCACCGCGCTCGCCGCCTTTCGGCTGCTGCACCGCGACCACATCGACCGCTCCCACCGGGTCCGGCTCGACCTGCCGGGCGCCGTGTTCGGCTGCGGCGGACTGCTGCTGATCGTCTACGGCACCTCCGAGGCGGTCAGCCGCGGCTGGAGCGACTGGCTGGTGCTCACCGCGCTCTGCGTCGGTGCCGCCCTGCTGGTGGTCTTCGCCCAGGTCGAGCGCCGCACCCCGCACGCGCTGCTGCCGACGCACCTGGTCCGGGACCGCAACCGGTCCGGCGGCGCGCTCTCGGTCGGCCTCGCGGTGATCGCCATGTACGGCCTGTTCCTGTTCCTGACCTACTACCTCCAGGTCATCAAGGGGTACTCGCCGATCCGGGCCGGCGTCTCCTTCCTCCCGATGACCGCCGCGATCGTGGTCAGCTCCGCCGGACTCGGCTCCCGGCTGATGACCCGGGTCCCCACCCGCGCGCTGATGGTCCCCGGACTGCTGCTCGGCGCCGGCGGCATGGCCTGGCTCACCCAGCTCCAGGTCGACAGCCCCTACACCACCCTGGTGCTGCCCGCCGAAGTGCTGCTCGGCTTCGGGCTCGGCCTGGTCTTCATGCCCGCCATCAGCCTGGCCACCCTCGGTGTCGCCCCGGAGGAGACCGGCGCGGCCTCCGCCATCATCAACAGCGCCCAGCAGGTCGGCGGTTCGATCGGCACCGCGCTGCTCAACACCATCGCCGCCAGCGCCACCGCCACCTACCTGGCCGCCCGCAACCCCACCGACCCGCTGGTCCAGGCCCAGGGCGCGGTGCACGGCTACGCCGTCGCCACCACCGTCGCGATGGGCATCCTGCTGCTCGCCGCGGTGGTCGCCTTCCTGATGATCAACCACCGCCCCGCCCCCGGCGAGGCCGAGGGCAAGGGCGCCGCGGCCGAGGCCCGCGCCGTGGTCTGA
- a CDS encoding trypsin-like serine peptidase, translated as MGRHTRQDGRRPLRSAALTSVLAAGVVGAMATAGLFTVHLRHPGRPSTDTVAMTAPAPAATAATAASTPTPPLTPAATPAAASDPAAGGPDTVQQAAPVAAPTLLAPPAAPPDTAPGTTATAPDDAESRRVGALFSGPTGPGHHFCTASVIDSPGRDLILTAAHCLSSANGVTFVPGYRDGRAPYGSWQVTEVYTADGWRNGGDPDEDFAILAVAPRDGRLIEDVLGGNPLGTDASWTAQVRLYGYPAGAELPRLCTNTTSRQDTYQRRIDCPSFPGGTSGGPFVDTATGRVIGVIGGYQQGGDTDDTSYSAAFDHTVAELLAEAS; from the coding sequence ATGGGACGACACACCAGGCAGGACGGACGGCGCCCGCTGCGGTCGGCCGCCCTCACCTCGGTCCTCGCCGCCGGCGTCGTCGGCGCGATGGCCACCGCCGGGCTCTTCACCGTCCACCTGCGCCACCCCGGACGGCCCAGCACCGACACCGTGGCGATGACCGCCCCGGCGCCCGCCGCCACCGCCGCCACCGCCGCGTCCACGCCGACGCCGCCGCTGACCCCCGCGGCCACGCCCGCCGCGGCGTCCGACCCCGCGGCCGGCGGCCCCGACACCGTGCAGCAGGCCGCCCCCGTCGCCGCCCCCACCCTGCTCGCCCCGCCCGCCGCGCCGCCGGACACCGCCCCCGGCACCACCGCGACCGCCCCCGACGACGCCGAGTCCCGCCGGGTCGGTGCCCTGTTCTCCGGCCCGACCGGCCCCGGACACCACTTCTGCACCGCCAGCGTCATCGACAGCCCCGGCCGCGACCTGATCCTCACCGCCGCGCACTGCCTCTCCTCCGCGAACGGCGTCACCTTCGTCCCCGGCTACCGCGACGGCCGTGCCCCGTACGGCAGTTGGCAGGTCACCGAGGTGTACACCGCGGACGGCTGGCGCAACGGCGGCGACCCGGACGAGGACTTCGCGATCCTCGCCGTCGCCCCCCGGGACGGCCGCCTGATCGAGGACGTCCTCGGCGGCAACCCGCTCGGCACCGACGCCTCCTGGACCGCCCAGGTCCGCCTCTACGGCTACCCGGCCGGTGCCGAACTCCCCCGGCTGTGCACCAACACCACCAGCCGGCAGGACACCTACCAGCGCCGCATCGACTGCCCCTCCTTCCCCGGCGGCACCAGCGGCGGCCCCTTCGTCGACACCGCCACCGGCCGGGTCATCGGCGTCATCGGCGGCTACCAGCAGGGCGGCGACACCGACGACACCTCCTACAGCGCCGCCTTCGACCACACCGTCGCCGAACTCCTCGCCGAGGCGAGCTGA